Genomic window (Octopus bimaculoides isolate UCB-OBI-ISO-001 chromosome 28, ASM119413v2, whole genome shotgun sequence):
tgaccgagacctttggaggtgtgctgtgcgtgagaagactcagcaagccaagtaagatctttgccagtgcccctggactggctcttgtgcgggtggcacataagacaccattttgagcgtggccattgccagtatcgcctgactggccttcgtgcgggtgacatgtaaaagcacctactacactctctgagtggttggcgttaggaagggcatccagctgtagaaactctgccaaatttagattggagcctggtgttgccatccggtttcaccagtcttcagtcaaatcgtccaacccatgctagcatggaaagcggacgttaaacgatgatgatgatgatgaataagtgAGGATCTTCTCTTCGTTATGAGTTTGTGATGTGACACGCGATGTGATTCCAGGTTGTTAAGGAACTCGCAGATATAATTTAGTTTCTATTGCATGCAAATTTAGAGTCTccctatacatacacaatatcaaAGCCATGCAATAGCTTATTCACCACATTTTTACCCTGGTCACCataaaatttaatatacacagagagaagttTGGTGGGAGAAAGAGGATTGAATATGTAAAAGAAgagcatgtatatttttatatttaattttactacTTCATAAGTGAATAATATCAAACAtctactttatataaatatgcagattAATTAGTTTGACAATCACACACATTGACatgcagttggtaagcaagctgtttACCACACTTCAACCGCTGCACCTATGTAGAAAATTCTGCAAAGAAACAAAGTGTTTAGTTAACTCCTTGttactgttttactcttcttCAAATAGCATCACCAACAGGACATGTgctgcattttattatatatgtaagataaTCTTATATAAGATATTACCGTCATGGAGAGAATTATGACACCGATACAATTACTCACTTGTAAGAAAACATTACATGTGTAATCAATTGTCTTTTCGGGGGAATAATTTATCACAGTGATACAACTTCTCCCCTGtttgaatatacttatatatagttcGGTTgtcattttgagagaatgatttattatAGATTTCCCTCCTCTAGGAATGGATTTGTGTTTAATTGATTGTTTAAAGTGAATGACTTCCAACAGATGTTACAATGATATGGCTGCTCTTCTGTAtcaatgcatttgtgtgtatttaagttaCCTTtcagagaaaatgatttaccaaagacatcacagtgataaggtttctctcctttaaccctttagtgttcacattattctgccataattaatgctttttttatccacattgttttgaactaatcatgcattaacttgtaGCTCTGAggttttgatgaggtagctgttaatctttaaaatgttattgtagggttggtgtgaaagactagatctggtcagtttgaacatagaataggcagaatacttttggctggatatggccggtttaaatgctaaagggttaataatatgTTTGTGCGTCACTAAGTGGTCATttcaagagaatgatttaccacagatgtcacttaggacttctctcctgtatgaatgcatttgtgttgAGCTAAGTgaccactttgagagaatgatttatcacagatatcacagtgatacggtttctctcctgtatgaacaagTTTGTGTCCAGTTAAGTGATcacttcgagagaatgatttaccacagatattgcagtgatatggtttctctcctgtgtgtgtgtgtttgtgtctggttAACTGATGGCTTAGAGAGAATgatataccacagatatcacaccgacatggcttctctcctgtatgaacaagTTTGTGCCTAGTTAAAGAAgaatttcgagagaatgatttaccacagacattgCAGCAATATAGCTTCTCACCtgtgtgattgtatttgtgtTGAGCTGCGCTACTTCCTTCAGAGAATGActtatcacagtgatatggcttctctcctgtatgaatgcgtttgtgcttAGTTAAATGACCATTtcgagtgaatgatttaccacagatgttacagcaatatggtttttcttttttatgtatatgtttgtgtgcagttAAGTTACGCGTTGTAGGAAATGagttaccacagatgtcacagtgatatggcttctctcctgtatgaatgcgtacatGGTCAGTTAACCTGTAGCTtgttgagaatgatttaccacagacagtACAGCGACAagacttctctcctgtatgaacaggTATGTGTCTAGCCAAGGCATCatttagagagaatgatttaccacagatatcacagcgatatggtttctctcctgtatgagtgtatttgtgtctggTTAAATGATTGCttagagagaatgatttgccacagatatcacaatgatatggcttctctcctgtatgaacaagtttgtgtctagttaaggactcatttcgagagaatgatttaccacagacattgCAGTGATATAGCTTCTCTCCTGCGTAAGCACGTTTGTGTCTAGCTACATTACTTTCTTCGGATAATTTTTCACTACAGATATCACTGTAATGGGACTCCTCTCCTGTATGgatgtacacatgtgtatttagAGTATCTTTTGAAgggaatgatttgccacagatattgcagtgatatggcttctcacctgtgtgaatgtatttgtatttagtaaTGCTATTTGcaccagagaatgatttactacagataccacaatgatatggcttctctcctgtatgaatgcacTGATGTTTAGTTAAATCatcactttgagagaatgatttaccacagatgttacaGCTATAtggtttttcttttgtgtgtatacttttgtGAACAGTGAGTTTACTTTTTCGAGAGAATGGCATCTTACATATATCACAACAATATGACATTTTCTCTTCATCATTTGGCATTTTATCAAGAgaatcattattttcaaactctGATTTACATTTAATATTCCCTTCACACAattcattttccattattttccttcttttaccaCAATATTCAGATGTTTTTCTTATGCTGAACcaaattttttttactcttaacaaatatttattctcttatatttccattaattttgTCTCGGTCAATATCTGCAGATACCTCATATTCCTTTGGAATCCAAGTTTAATTGCAATACCATCATCTTCAACATATTCCAGATAGAGAAGTAGAGACATTTTACTAATGCTCTCATTCAGAAGAAATATTCCACAGTAATTCCATCAAGTGTTCACATATTCCGAgacttttttctttaatctttctcAAGATTGTAAATGTTGATTCTGAGCAATGAAGTACAAAGTCTTCTTTACTGCCAATGTCTTCTGGTTATCTGAAATATAACAGAAACTGCGTCAACTGGAGAGGTTACATAGAAATTTCAGATTCAACAGTAGGGATTTAACAATATTACTGCAATGATAAATTGAAATTTCCTTCACAATCTCATATTTTAATCAAACTGGAAGTAAAATTTAAGTATAACCAATGAAAGAAATGTCTTGGAGTTCTGTTTATACACTGCTGGAAGGTTGGacaatgtatcatcatcatcatcatcgtcgtttaacgtccgctttccatgctagcatgggttggacgatttgactgaggactgatgaaaccggatggcaacaccaggctccaatctaatttggcaaagtttctacagctggatgcccttcctaacgccaaccactcagagagtgtagtgggtgcttttatgtgtcacctgcacgaaggccagtcaggcggtactagcaacggccggATTTTATACTAAGCACTATTATTAAGTATTGCATGACTTCTGAAAATTCTATTTCTAAGAGCAGCAAAATTTTCTGCTCTTATAAGGTGTacaaacgttgttgttgtttta
Coding sequences:
- the LOC106883531 gene encoding zinc finger protein 665; its protein translation is MENELCEGNIKCKSEFENNDSLDKMPNDEEKMSYCCDICKMPFSRKSKLTVHKSIHTKEKPYSCNICGKSFSQSDDLTKHQCIHTGEKPYHCGICSKSFSGANSITKYKYIHTGEKPYHCNICGKSFPSKDTLNTHVYIHTGEESHYSDICSEKLSEESNVARHKRAYAGEKLYHCNVCGKSFSRNESLTRHKLVHTGEKPYHCDICGKSFSLSNHLTRHKYTHTGEKPYRCDICGKSFSLNDALARHIPVHTGEKSCRCTVCGKSFSTSYRLTDHVRIHTGEKPYHCDICGNSFPTTRNLTAHKHIHKKEKPYCCNICGKSFTRNGHLTKHKRIHTGEKPYHCDKSFSEGSSAAQHKYNHTGEKLYCCNVCGKSFSRNSSLTRHKLVHTGEKPCRCDICGISFSLSHQLTRHKHTHTGEKPYHCNICGKSFSRSDHLTGHKLVHTGEKPYHCDICDKSFSQSGHLAQHKCIHTGEKS